In Frondihabitans sp. PAMC 28766, a genomic segment contains:
- a CDS encoding translocase, whose amino-acid sequence MLQSFDKLFVIALIAVLLLGPTRLPVYASKLASLVRTVRGMADQARDRMRDEMGDEFVDMDWQKLDPRQYDPRRIIRDALLEDPTEVEAISTPASAAAAVEAGLPSAPYRMATVPLAAGEAPPYDNEAT is encoded by the coding sequence GTGTTGCAATCCTTCGACAAGCTCTTCGTGATCGCCCTGATCGCTGTTTTGCTGTTGGGTCCGACACGTCTTCCCGTCTACGCGTCCAAGCTGGCGAGCCTGGTCCGAACCGTCCGCGGCATGGCCGACCAGGCGCGCGACCGCATGCGCGACGAGATGGGCGACGAGTTCGTCGACATGGACTGGCAGAAGCTCGACCCGCGCCAGTACGACCCGCGACGCATCATCCGCGACGCCCTGCTCGAAGACCCCACCGAAGTCGAAGCGATCTCCACCCCCGCGTCGGCCGCTGCGGCCGTGGAGGCGGGCCTGCCGTCCGCGCCGTATCGCATGGCGACCGTGCCGCTCGCCGCCGGCGAGGCGCCGCCGTACGACAACGAGGCCACCTAG
- a CDS encoding DUF3117 domain-containing protein, producing MAAMKPRTGDGPMEAVKEGRLIIVRVPLEGGGRLVVSVNDDEARELHDALAGVVATAS from the coding sequence ATGGCAGCCATGAAGCCGAGAACCGGCGACGGACCAATGGAGGCTGTTAAGGAGGGGCGTCTCATCATCGTGCGGGTTCCGCTCGAAGGTGGTGGTCGCCTCGTGGTTTCGGTCAACGATGACGAAGCGCGCGAACTGCACGACGCCCTTGCCGGGGTCGTCGCTACAGCCTCCTGA
- a CDS encoding O-methyltransferase, protein MPHRESSWKFAEELVTEGDAIGLARQHSLEAGVDTVSPGVGAQLAVTAALVGASNIIEIGTGLGVSGLCLLQGAPDATLTSIDVELDHQQAAREAFALAGVPANRVRLITGRATEVLPRMNENSYDVVLVDADPEGVIEYVEHGLRLARTGGVVLVAHALVNGRVVNPAARDGVTADYRTLLTEVSTSPAVISALATSGDGLLQLVKR, encoded by the coding sequence GTGCCGCACAGAGAGTCCAGTTGGAAGTTCGCCGAAGAGCTGGTCACCGAGGGTGACGCGATCGGTCTGGCGCGCCAGCACTCCCTCGAAGCCGGAGTCGACACCGTCTCGCCGGGCGTCGGGGCCCAGCTCGCGGTCACCGCGGCCCTCGTCGGAGCCTCCAACATCATCGAGATCGGCACCGGTCTCGGCGTGTCGGGGCTCTGCCTCCTGCAGGGCGCGCCCGACGCGACGCTCACGTCGATCGACGTCGAGCTCGACCACCAGCAGGCCGCCCGCGAGGCCTTCGCCCTCGCCGGGGTACCCGCCAATCGGGTGCGTCTGATCACGGGGCGCGCCACCGAGGTCCTGCCTCGCATGAACGAGAACTCGTACGACGTCGTGCTGGTCGACGCCGACCCCGAGGGCGTCATCGAGTACGTCGAGCACGGGCTTCGGCTGGCGCGCACGGGTGGTGTGGTGCTCGTGGCGCACGCTCTCGTGAACGGGCGGGTCGTGAACCCCGCCGCCCGCGACGGCGTGACCGCCGACTACCGCACGCTGCTGACCGAGGTGTCGACTTCGCCCGCGGTGATCTCGGCCCTCGCGACGTCTGGCGACGGCCTCCTGCAGCTCGTCAAGCGCTGA
- the dapC gene encoding succinyldiaminopimelate transaminase codes for MALDLPDFPWDSLADATAVARGHKGGIVDLSVGSPVDPTPELIRESLREATDAHSYPQVAGTPALRAAIIDWYERRRGVTGLTDANVLPTIGSKELIAGMALWLGIGPGDTVVYPKNAYPTYELGAALVGAKALASDDPDEWPASTKLIWLNSPGNPDGSVLSFEAMRRAVERGRDLGAVIAGDECYAELGWSPEYDTVATPCILDPRVIGDTRRNVVSVYSLSKQSNLAGYRAGFIAGCGDVVQQLLAVRKHAGLMPPAPVQRAMVTALGDDTHVRAQKALYRGRRDRLKAALEQAGFRIDRSSAGLYLWATRGEDAWATVSWLAERGILVAPGTFYGTDGSQHVRIALTTTDERIDAAVHRLTAVKA; via the coding sequence GTGGCTCTCGACCTTCCTGACTTCCCGTGGGACAGTCTCGCTGACGCGACCGCCGTGGCGCGCGGCCACAAAGGCGGCATCGTCGACCTGTCGGTGGGCTCGCCGGTCGACCCCACGCCCGAGCTCATCCGCGAGTCGCTGCGCGAGGCGACCGACGCCCACTCCTACCCGCAGGTCGCCGGCACCCCGGCCCTCCGCGCCGCAATCATCGATTGGTACGAGCGCCGCCGCGGCGTCACCGGCCTGACCGACGCCAACGTGCTCCCGACCATCGGCTCGAAAGAGCTGATCGCCGGGATGGCGCTGTGGCTCGGCATCGGCCCGGGCGACACCGTCGTCTACCCGAAGAACGCCTACCCGACCTACGAGCTGGGTGCGGCCCTCGTCGGCGCCAAGGCTCTCGCCAGCGACGACCCCGACGAGTGGCCGGCGTCGACCAAGCTGATCTGGCTCAACAGCCCGGGCAACCCCGACGGCAGCGTGCTGTCGTTCGAGGCGATGCGGCGCGCCGTCGAGCGCGGCCGCGACCTCGGTGCCGTCATCGCCGGCGACGAGTGCTATGCCGAGCTCGGCTGGTCGCCGGAGTACGACACCGTCGCGACGCCCTGCATCCTCGACCCGCGCGTGATCGGCGACACGCGCCGCAACGTGGTCTCGGTCTACTCGCTGTCCAAGCAGTCGAACCTCGCCGGCTACCGTGCGGGCTTCATCGCCGGCTGCGGCGACGTGGTTCAGCAGCTGCTCGCCGTGCGCAAGCACGCCGGGCTCATGCCGCCGGCCCCCGTGCAGCGCGCCATGGTCACAGCCCTCGGCGACGACACGCACGTCCGCGCGCAGAAGGCGCTCTACCGCGGGCGGCGTGACCGCCTGAAGGCGGCGCTCGAGCAGGCCGGGTTCCGCATCGACCGAAGCTCTGCCGGTCTCTACCTGTGGGCGACGCGGGGCGAGGATGCCTGGGCGACCGTTTCGTGGCTCGCCGAGCGTGGCATCCTGGTGGCCCCTGGCACGTTCTACGGCACCGACGGGTCCCAGCACGTGCGCATCGCGCTGACGACGACCGACGAGCGGATCGACGCCGCCGTGCATCGCCTGACCGCCGTGAAGGCGTAG
- a CDS encoding citrate synthase, with protein MTDANEAQKATLQFPGGSAEFPIVPSTDGASSVDISTFMKQTGYSTLDSGFVNTAATKSAITYIDGDEGILRYRGYPIEQVAANSTFLETAWLLIYGELPTADELASFDARIRRHTLLHEDLRRFFDALPATAHPMSVLSSAVGALSTFYEDTMDVKDPEQVELQTIRLLAKLPVIAAYAHKKSLGQAFLYPDNSLSFVDNFLKLNFGTMAEPYVVNPVLSKALERLLILHEDHEQNASTSTVRLVGSTEANMYSSISAGISALYGPLHGGANEAVLKMLAEIRDSGQGVARFVERVKNKEDGVKLMGFGHRVYKNYDPRAKLVKESADEVLAALGVKDELLDIALELEQVALSDEYFISRKLYPNVDFYTGIIYKAMGFPPRMFTVLFAIGRLPGWIAHWREMNTDKATKIGRPQQLYIGETARDWPTDR; from the coding sequence GTGACTGATGCCAACGAAGCCCAGAAGGCCACGCTGCAGTTCCCTGGAGGGAGTGCAGAGTTCCCCATCGTGCCGTCGACCGACGGCGCTTCGAGCGTCGACATCTCGACGTTCATGAAACAGACGGGCTATTCGACGCTCGACTCGGGGTTCGTCAACACGGCTGCGACGAAGAGCGCGATCACCTACATCGACGGCGACGAGGGCATCCTGCGCTATCGCGGCTACCCGATCGAGCAGGTCGCGGCCAACTCGACCTTCCTCGAGACCGCCTGGCTGCTGATCTACGGCGAGCTGCCCACGGCCGACGAGCTGGCCTCGTTCGACGCCCGCATCCGCCGCCACACCCTCCTGCACGAAGACCTGCGCCGGTTCTTCGACGCGCTGCCCGCCACCGCGCACCCGATGTCGGTGCTCTCCAGCGCCGTCGGCGCGCTGTCGACGTTCTACGAAGACACCATGGATGTGAAGGATCCCGAGCAGGTCGAGCTGCAGACCATCCGCCTCCTCGCGAAGCTGCCCGTCATCGCGGCCTACGCGCACAAGAAGAGCCTCGGGCAGGCGTTCCTCTACCCCGACAACTCGCTCAGCTTCGTCGACAACTTCTTGAAGTTGAACTTCGGCACGATGGCAGAGCCCTACGTCGTGAACCCGGTGCTGTCCAAGGCGCTCGAGCGCCTGCTGATCCTGCACGAAGACCACGAGCAGAACGCGTCGACCTCGACCGTGCGCCTGGTCGGCTCGACCGAGGCCAACATGTACTCGTCGATCTCGGCAGGCATCTCGGCGCTCTACGGTCCGCTGCACGGCGGCGCGAACGAGGCGGTGCTCAAGATGCTCGCCGAGATCCGCGACTCCGGCCAAGGCGTCGCCCGGTTCGTCGAGCGTGTCAAGAACAAAGAAGACGGCGTCAAGCTGATGGGCTTCGGGCACCGCGTCTACAAGAACTACGACCCGCGCGCCAAGCTCGTCAAAGAGAGCGCAGACGAGGTGCTCGCCGCCCTCGGCGTCAAAGACGAGTTGCTCGACATCGCGCTCGAACTCGAGCAGGTGGCGCTCAGCGACGAGTACTTCATCTCGCGGAAGCTCTACCCGAACGTCGACTTCTACACCGGCATCATCTACAAGGCGATGGGCTTCCCGCCGCGCATGTTCACCGTGCTGTTCGCCATCGGGCGCCTGCCCGGGTGGATCGCGCACTGGCGCGAGATGAACACCGACAAGGCCACCAAGATCGGCCGCCCCCAGCAGCTCTACATCGGCGAGACCGCCCGCGACTGGCCGACCGACCGCTAG